TCACTTGCACTTGCCAGGCTGACGTCCCTCATCGGTGTTATGTGCATCTACGGCGGGcttttgtccttattttttttttgttgcacaaaataaaacagttcaacGCTAAAACTACCTGTTGTACGCTCTCTCTTTTTTTGACTTCTCCAGAGCTTTGTCCATCGTTTTCTCATTCTCTCCCCTACACTTGGGGCAGTACCACTTCCCTTTGGGCTTGTGATTAAGTGCCACGCACGAAAAGTGAAACCACTCGATGGGGCACTCGTCGTTGTCACAACCGATCATCTCCCCGTATGACACCTGGTTGCACAAACAGTAAGTGGGCTCGTTGGGGTCGATGGGCAGGTCTGCCGGAGAGGCCTCCCTCTCCGCCTTCGCTTTGGAACGCTTCTTTTTCTTGGAGGTTTTGGGTTTTTTCTCCTTGGGCGTGCCAGCTGTGATCTCCTCGCTGTGGTCGTGATTATTGGATGCGTTTTCCCGGTTCTCGTTGTTCCTCTGTCGTCTCGATCGCTTATTGCTGGGCTTCTCAGTGGTGTTGCTGTTCTCGTTTCGACATTTCTCTTGACTGGTTTTGCCGGGCGTGATCATGCTCTCGCTGGGTTCTGGATTGGTCTCGAACAGTTCTATGTGACTGTCTACTTGTCTGGTTCGGTTTTCTACCAGCTCCACCATCTGACTCACTATCTGAATCTTCTCGTCCCCAAGTTCTTGGCTGCGGATCAAAGCCCTCTGGATGAGGTGTTGCAACCTTTTCTTCTGCACCGGGTCCGTCTCCTTTTTGTGTTTCTCGTAATTTTCGTCCAATTCTTTTAAAAtctctgtaacaaaaaaaaaaaaaaaaacattttaggacaatcggaaaaaaaaatccaaactaatCAGTACCCAAATTATGAAAAAtcgtggggaaaaaaaaaacccacacttcTCCATCTCTCTATTTTACAAACCCATTTCTGTTTCTTGGTCAAGTGGGGCCAAAACTTTTGTTGTCAGCATCTGACGTTTGGATAAGACCAAGCCTGGGTGGCATGTCATTTTATCACCTGTATGCACAGTCACACCACTCTGTGATGCGAGAGGAAAACCAGAACAAGCAGACAGAGAAATCCACAAAGACcccggggacaacatgcaaactccacgcaggcggTGGTGACCAGATACGTTATGAGGAAGGGTGACGCTTAgagcaggggtggccaactccaggcctggagggccgcagtggctgcaggttttctttctaacccttttcctaaccagtgaccagttttcactgctaatgaacttcttctcccttcattttaatagccctgtttttaaggattcagtcctccgaattgatttttttcttcattaaatgacagaaatgagacgtgaaacgagttGACAGACCACCAGCTGACTTggtgcttcaaactccaaccagtttcttaatgagaagccaattcttgctgttaattaaactcgttatttaattccatggcttgttgctgctctcattttgccacagcagacatttccaaaactgttgattttctattttttctaagaaGACCATTAAAATGTTTCGATGACCTGAGAGATGAACCTTTCTGAGGCCGtcccctttctttattttcagatatcatgtgatgggcacaggtgagctggtcatgtggcggcttcttttgtgtctccttattgtttggccgagtcaagttaaataaaactaaagcaaaagaagttaattacagtcgacccttgatatacgaccggcctgacatgtgaacaacttgatttacgaccaacatcttgcggtacgacccgaatgcggtcacgtgtatccacttgtgcgattgtaaacaaacagccgagagcgttcgtaagcgtcagtcggagcccagatacgtgtttgtggacgtaatttcggtcagtgcagtgatttatctatatatacgaggggggatccaaaaataaccggaattttgttgttgttaggttggtacttgtagtacgtggttgggccgctagagcgatctagttacactcctcacaagtcagtctgccaagtgtcatcagtctggaaggttgtgcttgtgtgcagtgaattttgtaaaagtagtttcgtgcaagcgtcgtttttttacgatggccgattatcgtgagcaacgtgCGGCAGTGAaatattgttttcttcttgaaaaaagtgttgcagaaactattattattgaaacggtatgacaaccctgaaccacccaccctactcaccggatttagctccgtgtgatttctttttgttccctcggatgataaaagacttgaaaggaaggcgttttgctgacgtcgaagaggtaaaacaagaaacgaccagagcattaatgggtattacttcagacgaatttaaaaaatgtttcgaacaatggaacaaacggttatATAAGTGTATTTCcaccaatggagagtactttgaaggagactaaatgtattttgtacagaaaattaaacactttttaaaaatatttcgttATTTTTGGATCCCCCCtcgtataattcactaagaccatggcaagcaagacgcataattgctaagcaagaaagagaaggtaacgaaggtaaagaaagcgattgttaagggatgttagctagcgggctggcgcggcacatgatgatgtcatcaggctgagtcagcaccggcttgcttcggagtgtattattacagcagttcacagttcagtttgaactgagtgctcgactactgtcattattaacttgagaaacagcgatcacaatcgaaacaaagaaggaaatcgCGCGGAAATATgcgagtggtgttcgtgtgaccgatctcgctaatatgtacagcatgttgaaatccagcatctcgacaattttacaaagaaaagatttgcataaggaagCTCCTTCTACACAATAACAaacttccgtttcattctcctcctgcagcccaaagatgtcaaattaaaaggTGAGTatagtatgaaattgttgtttctggtaggctggGCACTTTTTATAACCTTTTGGTTAGtatattagaaaaattattggtgttttggtaaatcatgcacattatacaacccttttttattacgaaaaggttaagtaagtgttgctgtggttcaaaacgcattatgggtatttccattatttgttatgggaaaaatagtcttgacttacaaccaacttgagttacaaccagccctcatgaacaaattgagtttgtaagtcaagggtccactgtagtaggaaaaactggtcactaatgatggcacggtggcacagtgggtagctctgctgcctcacacacagttaggagacccgggtttgcttccctgtgtggagtctgcatgttctccccgtgtctgcgtgggttccttcccacagtccaaagacatgcaggttaggtggattgacgattctaaattgtcccttgtgtgtgtgccatgcagtgggctggcgccttgcccggagtttatttcctgccttgcatcttgtgttggctgggattggctccagcagaccccccccttaccctgtagttaggatatggtgggttggaagatggatggatggatggtcactaattaagaagatggttacaatgaaaacctgcagccactgtggccctccgggACTGGAGTTCGATGCCCGTggcttagagagtcaaggctggggggctgtcaagaggcagggcctgttaaagcccattgcggcacttcttgtgtgatttttgggctggacaaaaaacaaattgtattgtactgtattgtaatgCTGGCACAAGCTTGCTGCCGCTGCTCTCTGCGTATGTTAGCCTTGGTTTGACACTTCTTCATCGTTTCCCACtctccttcattgtgttttgtttatttgttcaggACTGTAATTCCCTACTTTCCCATCCAGGATTTAGATTTTGCTTCATATTCCAATTAAAGGAAAACTGTAACTCCCAAACCTTTTGGATCAAAGCTCCACTACCAGCAACATCTGTTTGTACTTCCAGTCCAGTGCTGATTGGTATTAAAATTGCGACTTCAGTGTCGACCCCCAACTTCAGACACAAATAGCGAAGTCCCCCCACTCTCTGGTCTCACAGCTGCTTCAGTACCCCCAGCCTGCAAACATGCAGGGCTTCCTCCTCAGTCACACAATCGTACGCCTCCCTGCTACACTAAACTCCGCAAATCACGTTCACTCCTTGAAGTGTCTGACGcggttatataaaaatataatttcaaagaGCAGATTACCCCCACCGTGGTGACTCGAGCCAGATGTAATATGAATAATACATGTAAAAAGAACAAAGACCCCCTTGGGGTTTTGATCACTCTAATAAATGACTGAATGCGAGGTACTTTAAAACGATCATTTACCTCTGgtacccaaattaaaaaaaaagctgggACCGTACCGTTTTAAAAATGGGGTTTTTGGTACTTTCATACCACGCacctgtggtgtagcgggtcatAGATcagattgaaaaggccagttttaaatacagggtggtccagatctaattctgcagatccagatcgtctggatgaccgagttatgcggggatgattccagttcggcgcgaagacgattcttcatgtcatcagtttgcatacttcgcgatggtccaggattttttgggtgattttctatgtaataaacttaatattttaattaatttaattaaattaattaattatgtgaatttccccttgggattaataaattatctatcatctatctaataagttatagcgtaatgaaaattgcataattacatctggaccacaTTATAGATAATCGCCGAGGAGGGCATGGTAGTATGGCCAGAGCAGTTCCCGGGCACATCTGTGATTaaagccgggagctgctaatcgccacacctgatccacgtccccgtaacATATAGTAGAAGCGCGAGGCGGATAAGGGAgtgagaaagaaggaaagaacgagaacggaggttaagggagaaggCAGCAGGAAGGAAAAAAGCCGGTGCTGGAGTGAGAGTGCGAGCAGGCTCGCTGAAGGTTGAATGCAGCAGGAAGGAAATGCAGCTGGAAGGAGAGCCCCGGAGGAGTGTTTGGTCAACTCTCGGGGGGTTTATGGCAGatggaagcggtcgctccagctgagcagtttTGGGGAGTTGGGAGTGACCGGCGGAGGAGATGACTTGCCGTTGAAGGAAGCAGCAGTCGAGGAGGATTTGGGCGTGTTGAGCCCCAGCATGAGCACCCTGGCCGCTGGGgagggaacccaagtctcggtccggctGGAGTCTTACGTAGCCAGGGATCAGATGGCTACCGGACCAGAATAGGAGGGAGCTGCATTTGCTGGTAGGCCGACTCcctgtatgggagaagcaggggagccgccagtagaAAGAAGAAAGCACCGTGGTTTTAAGACatgactgcttccagccattgttttaatctcattttaaaaaggatttatttattggattttaacctccacagttcacCTGTTTTAACGGATCATTCGTTTAAGAACTATTTGAcattgcactatttatttggacactgtttttgcttttttaaataaaagcactctgccctttttgcaccatccgctTGCTTCgttgttgatgtcttcactgtccagcttaccgacggtgtcaggttcgagagcatggagcagaacccgcatcgtcacagcacCCCTTTCTTTGCAGCAGTGCGCAGCTCAAGTGAGGGTAGTTAGTGGTCAGGCTGGAATGGATAGCCATTGAGTGGCCGATTGTCCTTCCAGGGTTTGACTCCAAGCCTGATAATGAAATCCATTCTCATCGAATTCATTGATCCTTATCATCGTTGGCGATTCTAACATCAACATTTACCGTATATTTCTACATGTAggcataataaacaaaattgtgttCTTTGTTCTtggctttgttctttttttttttcctgtttattatttcttattctCATTGAGAACGTCGACTTTCACATATTTCCCTGCTTACTTGGAGTTTAATGTCTGATATTAGTTTGTATCCTGTGTTATTAATGTCATATTTGGTTTTATATCCATTTTATTCCTTGGAATACAGGTATGCGCTGCTTAACATACACGACATGTTCTATGAAAGAGAACTTTTATACGATTTGGACGTTGTGCAAACACCGAATTGTATACACTACTTTGTAAGGCTATATGAGATACTGTAGTGTGTCTGTTGTTGACTAAATGCAACAACTCAATAAGCGAGATTGAGCCTACGAGTCAAAGCATACACGGTTACACAGTAAACTTTTGATATGCAAGTAGGCAAAGTTCATATTAAAATAACGAtagaaagtacagtacagtactagCAGTGCAATTCTGGGGTTGAATACGGGAAGCTGTTAATGTTCGCTCAGTCCATTTCTCCAATTGAGATTTCTAAATCCTTTCATAACTTTATTAGACCATATACGATAGGAAGTTGTCTGAACAAATGTTATGTGGTGCACAGCTGTATTTACAAAGGATTATATGAggaggagtcaagctaaagttagaaaatgggatttattacaaaatggaATTAACCTTCACAAAACCGACGCTATCATTTCTCAGTGTCGTCTCCAGCCTTCTTCTCAGTGCACTCGTGCCTAGAAGtgtctggattccagcagaataaaagtttttgtCTCGTCCTAGCTACCACTCGAGCATTTGAGCTATCATTGAACACTACTTGCCGAGGGGTACTCCAGTCACTAGGGCAAGTtcctgtgacttgctggagaccaacaTGAAGCCTGCTATTTAATCCAAGTGgcagggactgctgtctcaaggacacacacactgctaagaacaccaaggcttgtctggagaaattGAAGTTTGAGGGATTGCCAGTTctccttattcgccagatttggcaccaTGGGATTTCCATCCAAAAAAATCTAGGTGGTCGTCGATTCAAAACGATGTGAAGAAAGTGGTGCACAAGTGGTGGCGAGGATGAgagaaaaccttttattctgctggcattTCCAGACAGGTGGCATAAGTGCATTGAGAagaagggtggagacgacattgagaaatgatGTGATCAGTTCTGTGaaagttcattccattttctaagttTAGCTTGCCCCCCCCTCgtatacataaaatacattactaTTTCATTATTAATTGATCCCAAATCTGACCCAAAGCTTTATTCTCTCACAAATGTACAACACACAGTTATCCTTAAACGTGTTATTCTCTCTCATGTCATGTCTCACATACTGGATAACAATACATGTTGTAGGAAGAGGACAGGCTGGGAAAGGGGATGGTTTTGTACTCAGATGAGAGGCCTGAGAGGAACAAGAGATGGACAAGAAAATAAATTTGTACCCAGCTGGTATAAATTAATGGATGGCACAGCAATCGCCAGGAATTGCGAACAGTTCCATTCTCCGtatgccaggtggcagtggtcctcacatGGCAGTTCAGGTGCAACTGACAACCCTGTCGGGGTTATCGGGTGTCATCAGGGGAGGGACCTCCATACTTTCTCTATGGCCCAGAAGTGCCTCCAAGTAAGACATGATGTGTCCGGCTGCCTCTCGACTCTAAATCAATGACGTAAGGCAACACTCAACTTGAGGATGGAAGGAGCTAAagagaccaaaatgtatgcagatTCCATTAAAAGAAAGTCTACACTGTGCTCTTTAATCATGTCGGTATTGTTTTGATTGAGAATTTTAAATGGTGGAGTAGAGGGGTACATCAAGGATACGTAAATGTGTATTTGTCCCATACaaagtatgcaaaaaaaaaatcactttttccattgttttctgaCCTCGTGCTGACCATCAAACACCTTTCGGCAGGATAGTTTGCTCTGCTGCTGCACGTGGAGCGGTTGTGCTGTCTGCATATTCCTTTTATGTTGTCGTGTGCCTCGTCCTTTTTCACCTCACAGCCACTGTAAATTCTGGCAGTTCACAGCCAACAGATTTTCCTGAGCAGTGGGTAATTGTGAAGCTATTCACTTTAAGGTTCTGTCACATTccacttcacttttgttttaatggattttttattGAAGACATTTGAAGACTTATGGATGCATCGCACTATTTATTCgaacactgtttctttttgttgttggtttttaataaaagcgcttttgcaccatccccttgctctatttgttgtgcctcactgccgagctcatcggtaacattaccgacggtgacgggttcaagggctcccggacagacaatgggagcatgcagcaaaaCCCGCACCGTCACACAGATGTTATAAACTGCTTGAAACTGGAAcaaatcaaatttgcacttaaGGGGATCTGTACAACACTTTTtctaaacctggcaggatctaatcaataacattttagaataagcatttaaattgaggaagcagattctctgccatcttttactccatttatctttatttatttattattttatctattcatttgtctttaatagtataaagttttacactgctggcctagctctctttctcagaggtggtgagtcgatttgttttttttaaaacttcgagttgtgtatggaatgttatttgattttaataaaatcaataaaaataaaaaaaaattgcggtTAGCTAATGTGGTATACCCCACTTGAATCTGAATCGGCCTTAGCTTTTAAATCTCCATGGctgtaaaacaatacaaattgccataccggatcggtcgagccccgggttaacaacgactgccaccagtactgttagccaacagggtgctggcagaaattgggctactgttggccgaaggagaagaagaggggggaggcGTGTCctgaggcaggaggaggaggaggaggaaggtaaagagagtggaactgagggtaagaactttgaatgttggcagtatgactggtaggGGGGAGAGAGttaaaggatagagctgccaggcaagaggaaggcctaagagatgtggtgagagaggacatgcaggtgatgggtctgacagaacaagatgcagaggacagaaaggtatggaagaagatgattcgctgtggcaacccctaacggaagcagccaaaagaagaagattaattttacattttaccaATTTTACATTTGTGTCAGGAACTAATTAACCTGTTTTCACTgtggcagtcaatgtgttaaaccTTTGCAATGATAAACTACAAGAAATTGCGAGTCAACGTCATTACCCAGTATGCTGCCAACTTAAATCATTAGACCACCTTAGGTCCAGGCATGTGAGCGTCTTCGGTCTGCGCAGAGATGGCTACGCGAGCGCAGGTCTGCACAACTCTCAAAGGCATCCAGGAGCCCAGCAATGTTTCCGagctaaaactaaaactgaatacTCGAGGCCATCTAATGGAAACTAAAGGGAAGTGCACTCAGCACAGAAAACACTTGGCACAACAGTGCTGAATTCTGGGGAAAGCCTACCATGACAAGTAGATAAAGTAGACAAAGGGGGGGctgataatatttaaaaataaaaactgtgaatAAAAACACAGCTATTACACAAATGGCCTGTTCAACGATGATATGTGTGACACATGGACTGTATGATCTCCTCCTCTGGCTGTAAGCCTTCTTGATGATTCAACGTGTGCCGCGTTTGAACTATGGGTGGGCCTGGCTTTGAAATTTGAATGTTGGAGGTTGTCCCTTTGACCTTTTCAGCTCTGTGACTCTTTCCTTGGTCTCCTGTAAAATAATATCCTTAAACTCAGTTAATTATTGTGGAGAGGAACTGAAACATATTCTAGTAGCTGGTGAATgaatggcaggaacaaaccaagTCCCTCTCAGGACCAACTAATGCAAAACGCCACACTAACATTTGGCCGAAATGGGGTCACCATTTAACCTGACagactaaggatctgtgctggtatctgtaaggttgccgattcgaatccctgttactgccaaagGGGATCCTACTCTACCCTCAACTGCTCCagaggcgctgtacaatggccgaccctgtgctctgaccccaagggtacgcaaaaactaacaaattcctaatacaagaaattgtataagtcgaaataaagaacaaaaatgtccGGAGGACAAAACCCACCCAGCCCAGACAGAACAAGGGTAATAACTGGGCACGAGGTAGCAGATCTTTAAActaaatggtgaatcacatactcaaggatacCAATAGGAATTAAGAAGTGCAGCCAGGAAGCTTtactttactcaaagagttgtcagactctggaacaaactacgagacatggagttgaagcagaaaccttgagaacctttaagaagaatatgaATGAGATATGAGAACATCTTCACTATTAGTCAAGCCAACGTGTGGGAAATGGAGTGAGTGGTCTCCTTTTGTTTGTCAAACTTTTGTGCTCATCTTATGCAGGTATACCCAAGTGTGAACCCCATTTTTTCCTACTCACACTTTGATTACTTCTTATAAATGAATTTGCCCTAGGACAGGGTTTCTTAAATCTTTTTTTGATGCAGCTCAATAttgttctttttaatgttcttgttCAATGCCTGGATGGTCACCCATCCCCCTTGGAGACTCATAGCTAACTTGTCATGGCGTTGGGTTTGTTTAATATTGAAAATTGGTTAGTCAAGCATAATCGGGGATTAATAATTGAGGACGATCATTGGGGGAATGTCGATTGCTTAATTAACCCATCACGACCCACTTTACAAACCATTAATACAACAGTATGTCACAGCTCAATGGTGGTGACCTgcaattaatttttgtttaaaagttaTAGTTTAAGAAGCCTTGCTCTAGGATACTGTAATGCCCCTGGGTCCGGACTTGAGCGGGACATGTTCCTCAGGTGGTTGATGACATATTCGAGAAAGTGGGGGTACCTGGAGATGCCAGCTATTAAAGGCAGGCATGTGAGCAGGGTGGAGAATGTTGGGTGCAGACAGGGCACCCAACGAGCACTTTAACCATATGCCCCTGGAGTCCATCAGCTTGGGTGTATAGTCTCCAGCGAGCCTCAGATGGGGACCCTGGCCTTGGATTGGCTTACAGAGCTGGTGGAAAGAATGGTAATACACTTGGGATACCAAGGTGCCACTGAGTCCAGATACAAGACTGATTATTTCCTCTTTGGAAATTCCAGACGAGGATGCACTtcttacacaaagagttgtggaaatctggaacaaaacTATGGAGGCACatagctgaagcagaaactcTTAACAAAcgttaagaagtatctggatgggacattgagacagcttagctacCAGCTGACAGacgagcctgatggactgaatggtctccactcATTTGTAAGATTTCTTACTGGCATACAGGTTGCCTCTGCACTTGGTTGAGCAGACTGAGGCAGAGCCAGGCAGCACCTATGAATGGGAAAAGCACCTGGGAGTGTGGGACACTGCTGAAGACACGAGCTGCATGGCAGAAGCGGCTGCTGAAGAAGCTAACGGTCCTCTTTAGGGCCAACCTAAAATCAATATGGCGAAGTGGAGGATTCCATTTCTCCATCCCTTACATCCCCTGTGCTGTTatcataaataggtaaataacacaGTAATTAACTTTCCCGATTCTCCGACAGTTTCTCAGAAGGTATCAGAACATTAACAAAACTAACAGTTGTGGACTAACCTGTGAAGGCAGATTGTCCAAAAACCTTTAAACTCCCAAGTGGTGCACACTGTTGTCAGACCCCAGTTCGATTCCTGTAAAATTCAGCATGCGGTCAGGTAAATTGGCCTAGTGTGGGCATAAGTAACCGCAGGATGGAGTGGGGTCTCATTCAGCGCTGGGTCTCCTGTGACCCTGCACTAATTAAGaccttaaaaaaatgattaacaaatAAACGAAGTAATTTGCTTATTCTGTTGATCCTCTGATAACCCGTCAGAGTCTGTCGACAGGCCACCATGCGCCCTAGTCCTTCAGTGTAAACCTTTATTCTGAGATATCTATATAGctctatatttatatctatctctACACACACCCTACACATCAGGAGGCACCACATAAATTTAACTTTACAGACAATAATAGACGTTAATATtgcacatatacattatatattgagCCGAACTAACGGACAAGCACAATATGAACATTATTTAAGAGTCTAATGGTTATTAACgaaatatttatatagcacctttcccatccGGATGAAGCCTTTATGAATTCAGCAAGTTCTGCACTGTATACTTCAGTGTCGCTTGACAGAGGGCAGAAAGGCAAATGAGCAAAACACGGTTGGCCTGGGAAGGAGGAGAAAAAGAAGGACCGAGCTGCTGAGTGAAGGTTGATCAGGTACATCAACCCCTCGTAGAATCGGAAAATGATGAAGAGGAAGAGTCTTTTAACgaacaatgatttaaaaaaataatcgaaACGTTACACTTTTGAGAAGTTAGGTGAGCACAGAGCGAACTTTCCAGCCCTGCAGCGGAACAAGACCAGGGTGTCCTTAAGAGTACTGCCCACAATAGCGCATGCGTGCCCGATCTCTTATTTCATTCTCAGGCAGCTCGTGTGTAGAAACAAATCACCGACCACCGAAATATGCCCGAGGTctcaaactggaaaaaatataaagGAGGGAATCGTAGTGCTAGCATAATCGCATCATTTCCGCCTCCCTCCCCCCACACTTTGCAACGAACGTTAAAAATAGACGAGGCACGGAAAAAATGGAAGAGGGTTTACGCAAATTCGTTACCGAGGAAACCTCATCAATGCTTTATCCATACGCAAGCTCACAACGCTCTCGACGGGTGCAAAAGACAGCGTCGTCTTACAAAGAAACGGATAGCGCGCTAATGTCGCCTACTCGCCCTCGCACTGACTGTTCTTTCTCCCTTCTCGTACTATTCGAAACACGCATTGCATCACAGCCCTCCCGCACACAACGCCGGCCGGCCCGCCCCGGACACTCGCGGATGCTATTGTTCTCGCGAAGTAAAGGCGGAACTAACAGGATGACCGACATGACAGCGCACCAATGACAACGCCGATGTCCATTTAGTACCGTCTTCCAGTACAACAAACTGTCAATAGGAGGTTAAGATGGAGAGCAGCGCCACACGCCCCGCCCCCGTAAC
Above is a window of Polypterus senegalus isolate Bchr_013 chromosome 2, ASM1683550v1, whole genome shotgun sequence DNA encoding:
- the ing1 gene encoding inhibitor of growth protein 1 isoform X1, whose product is MLSPANGDPLHVVNYVEDYLDSVESLPFDLQRNVSLMREIDAKYQEILKELDENYEKHKKETDPVQKKRLQHLIQRALIRSQELGDEKIQIVSQMVELVENRTRQVDSHIELFETNPEPSESMITPGKTSQEKCRNENSNTTEKPSNKRSRRQRNNENRENASNNHDHSEEITAGTPKEKKPKTSKKKKRSKAKAEREASPADLPIDPNEPTYCLCNQVSYGEMIGCDNDECPIEWFHFSCVALNHKPKGKWYCPKCRGENEKTMDKALEKSKKERAYNR
- the ing1 gene encoding inhibitor of growth protein 1 isoform X2 is translated as MMAVDWALLFGGQEILKELDENYEKHKKETDPVQKKRLQHLIQRALIRSQELGDEKIQIVSQMVELVENRTRQVDSHIELFETNPEPSESMITPGKTSQEKCRNENSNTTEKPSNKRSRRQRNNENRENASNNHDHSEEITAGTPKEKKPKTSKKKKRSKAKAEREASPADLPIDPNEPTYCLCNQVSYGEMIGCDNDECPIEWFHFSCVALNHKPKGKWYCPKCRGENEKTMDKALEKSKKERAYNR